One Camelina sativa cultivar DH55 chromosome 3, Cs, whole genome shotgun sequence genomic window carries:
- the LOC104777636 gene encoding protein canopy-1 isoform X2, with amino-acid sequence MAKLMLFTAVVIAIFSHGASVDDKCAACNAVAEELELQLLKEKPRNHLDMRNRLNSKGQREGKVIDYRISDLRVVDLLDGLCDRMQDYTLQKVESKNSQWVKVGNFDNLTNKQEAKAHANDISTYCGRLLEETEDELGEVIKNGSLKAGEVSKVLCQTLSNHCNQSSSETDSEAEEDDDADEL; translated from the exons ATGGCGAAACTGATGCTCTTCACCGCCGTAGTTATCGCGATTTTCTCACACGGAGCCTCCGTCGATGACAAATGCGCTGCTTGTAACGCCGTCGCG GAGGAATTAGAGTTACAGCTTTTAAAG GAAAAACCACGAAACCATCTTGATATGAGAAACCGACTCAATTCTAAAGGTCAGCGTGAAGGGAAGGTTATTGACTACCG AATAAGCGACCTGAGGGTGGTTGATTTGTTGGACGGGCTTTGTGATAGAATGCAGGACTATACTTTACAAAAG GTGGAATCAAAGAACAGTCAATGGGTGAAAGTGGGAAATTTTGACAATCTAACAA ATAAACAGGAAGCTAAAGCGCATGCAAATGACATATCAACTTATTGTGGAAG ATTGCTGGAAGAAACTGAAGACGAG CTCGGTGAGGTAATAAAGAATGGCTCCCTAAAAGCAGGAGAAGTTAGCAAGGTTCTGTGTCAAACTTTAAGTAACCACTGCAACCAATCAAG TAGTGAAACAGACTCTGAGGCTGAGGAGGACGACGATGCAGATGAATTATAG
- the LOC104777636 gene encoding protein canopy-1 isoform X3, protein MAKLMLFTAVVIAIFSHGASVDDKCAACNAVAEELELQLLKEKPRNHLDMRNRLNSKGQREGKVIDYRISDLRVVDLLDGLCDRMQDYTLQKVESKNSQWVKVGNFDNLTNKQEAKAHANDISTYCGRLLEETEDELGEVIKNGSLKAGEVSKVLCQTLSNHCNQSSETDSEAEEDDDADEL, encoded by the exons ATGGCGAAACTGATGCTCTTCACCGCCGTAGTTATCGCGATTTTCTCACACGGAGCCTCCGTCGATGACAAATGCGCTGCTTGTAACGCCGTCGCG GAGGAATTAGAGTTACAGCTTTTAAAG GAAAAACCACGAAACCATCTTGATATGAGAAACCGACTCAATTCTAAAGGTCAGCGTGAAGGGAAGGTTATTGACTACCG AATAAGCGACCTGAGGGTGGTTGATTTGTTGGACGGGCTTTGTGATAGAATGCAGGACTATACTTTACAAAAG GTGGAATCAAAGAACAGTCAATGGGTGAAAGTGGGAAATTTTGACAATCTAACAA ATAAGCAGGAAGCTAAAGCCCATGCAAATGACATATCAACTTATTGTGGAAG ATTGCTGGAAGAAACTGAAGACGAG CTCGGTGAGGTAATAAAGAATGGCTCCCTAAAAGCAGGAGAAGTTAGCAAGGTTCTGTGTCAAACTTTAAGTAACCACTGCAACCAATCAAG TGAAACAGACTCTGAGGCTGAGGAGGACGACGATGCAGATGAATTATAG
- the LOC104777636 gene encoding protein canopy-1 isoform X1, translating into MAKLMLFTAVVIAIFSHGASVDDKCAACNAVAEELELQLLKEKPRNHLDMRNRLNSKGQREGKVIDYRISDLRVVDLLDGLCDRMQDYTLQKVESKNSQWVKVGNFDNLTNKQEAKAHANDISTYCGRLLEETEDELGEVIKNGSLKAGEVSKVLCQTLSNHCNQSSSETDSEAEEDDDADEL; encoded by the exons ATGGCGAAACTGATGCTCTTCACCGCCGTAGTTATCGCGATTTTCTCACACGGAGCCTCCGTCGATGACAAATGCGCTGCTTGTAACGCCGTCGCG GAGGAATTAGAGTTACAGCTTTTAAAG GAAAAACCACGAAACCATCTTGATATGAGAAACCGACTCAATTCTAAAGGTCAGCGTGAAGGGAAGGTTATTGACTACCG AATAAGCGACCTGAGGGTGGTTGATTTGTTGGACGGGCTTTGTGATAGAATGCAGGACTATACTTTACAAAAG GTGGAATCAAAGAACAGTCAATGGGTGAAAGTGGGAAATTTTGACAATCTAACAA ATAAGCAGGAAGCTAAAGCCCATGCAAATGACATATCAACTTATTGTGGAAG ATTGCTGGAAGAAACTGAAGACGAG CTCGGTGAGGTAATAAAGAATGGCTCCCTAAAAGCAGGAGAAGTTAGCAAGGTTCTGTGTCAAACTTTAAGTAACCACTGCAACCAATCAAG TAGTGAAACAGACTCTGAGGCTGAGGAGGACGACGATGCAGATGAATTATAG
- the LOC104777637 gene encoding Niemann-Pick C1 protein-like, which translates to MRAAQEFSAKVSRSLKMEIYPYSVFYMFFEQYLDIWKTALINLSIAIAAVFVVCLIITCSFWSSAIILLVIAMIIIDLLGVMAVFHIQLNALSVVNLIMSVGIAVEFCVHITHAFSISSGDRNQRMKEALGGMGASVFSGITLTKLVGVIVLGFSRSEVFVVYYFKMYLALVLLGFLHGLVFLPVFLSMFGPSPRHVQGERQDHRPLVSSLP; encoded by the exons ATGAGAGCTGCTCAAGAGTTTAGCGCAAAAGTTTCCCGTTCCTTAAAG ATGGAGATTTATCCATATTCagtattttatatgttttttgagCAATATCTTGACATTTGGAAAACTGCATTAATCAACCTCTCCATAGCCATCG cTGCCGTGTTTGTCGTGTGTTTAATCATCACATGCAG CTTTTGGAGCTCTGCAATTATTTTGCTGGTGATCGCAATGATCATTATTGATCTCCTG GGAGTTATGGCAGTCTTTCATATCCAGCTAAACGCATTGTCGGTTGTAAATCTAATCATGTCCGTGGGCATAGCGGTAGAGTTTTGTGTACACATAACTCACGCTTTCTCG ATAAGCTCTGGGGACAGAAACCAACGGATGAAAGAGGCGCTGGGTGGCATGGGAGCTTCAGTTTTCAG TGGAATTACATTGACTAAGCTAGTTGGGGTGATTGTGCTCGGTTTCTCAAGATCAGAAGTCTTTGTG GTCTACTACTTCAAGATGTATCTGGCACTAGTCCTACTTGGTTTCTTGCACGGCCTTGTATTTTTACCA GTGTTCTTGAGCATGTTTGGTCCATCACCAAGACACGTACAAGGAGAAAGGCAAGATCATAGGCCTTTGGTTTCATCGCTGCCATAG